GTTTCGGCACCGCGCTGGTGGCCGGGCCGATCCTGATCCTGTTCATGCCGCTGTCGAAAATCGTGCCGCTGCTGGTGCTGCTGGATTTCATTGCGGCGTTCGGCAACCTGTTGCCCTCGCGCCGGGATGTGGCGCGGTCGGAGTTGCTCAGGCTGCTGCCGTGCATGGCGATCGGCTGTACGCTGGGGGTGATTTTCCTGCTCAACCTGCATTCCGATGTGTTGCTGCTGTTGATGGGGCTGTTCATCAGCGCCTATGCGATCTACAGCCTGTGGGTGAAAAGCCGTCCGAGCCAGCTTTCTGCGGCGTGGGCGGTGCCGATGGGCACCGTGGGCGGGATGTTTGGCGCGTTGTTCGGCAGTGGCGGCTTTCTCTATGCGATCTACCTCAACAGCCGCTTGTCGAAGGACGCCGCGCGGGCGACCCAGAGCGCCCTGATCAGTTGCAGCACGGTGGTGCGCCTGAGCCTGTTCGTCGTCGCGGGCGTGTATGCCGAGCTACGCTTGTTGGTGTTGGCGGTGTGCTTGCTGCCGGCCATGGCGCTGGGTTTGTGGATCGGCCGGCGGCTGACCATGCGCCTGTCCCGCGAGGCGTTCGTGCGGCTGGTCACCTGGCTGGTGCTGGCCAGCGGGATTGCCTTGATCGGGCGGTACCTGAGCACTTGACCTGTGGGTGTCAGGGATTAAGCTGCCGGCCATCTTTTTACTCTGTAGGAGCGAGCTTGCTCGCGATGCGGTGGATCAGCCAGCACATCTTTGACTGACCCACCGCCATCGCGAGCAAGCTCGCTCCTACAGGGGAAGCGGTATTTTCAGTATTTGTGCAGGCTCACCCCATGAACTCCCAAAGCATCATCGTCCCGAAAATCTCCACCCTGCCGGTCCACGAACCCCGGGCCCGGGCGATCGTGCGCTGGCTGGTGCGCAAGAACATCGTCGAGGAGCAACTGAGCACCTGCGGGCGCACCGGCAACCGCATGGGCCATGCCATCGCCGAGGGTGCGCGGGCGGTGGTGCTGCACCCCGAGGCGCTGCCATTCGGCGAGCCGATCAATGGCCTGGAGATCATCACCAAGCGCTGCATCTATACGCCAGCCAAGGGTTTTCTGGGGGAGGCGGGCTGCGCCGAATGTCGCCAGGAGGTCGGCGAAGCGCTGTTCGAAAGCCTGGAAGACTGGATGCCGGGGCGCACCGACAACTTCACCTGCCCCGAATGCGGCCATGAAGACGACATCAACGGGTTCCTGTTCCTGCAGGAATGCGGGTTTTCCAACCTCGGTTTCATCTTCAACAACTGGGCCGAGGCCGGGTTCAAGCAGGCCTTTCTCGACGAGTTTGCCGATTGGCTGGACCA
This DNA window, taken from Pseudomonas sp. MYb118, encodes the following:
- a CDS encoding sulfite exporter TauE/SafE family protein, translated to MNLFELLQQWPFGLTDWLVIGLGIALAYIVFGIAGFGTALVAGPILILFMPLSKIVPLLVLLDFIAAFGNLLPSRRDVARSELLRLLPCMAIGCTLGVIFLLNLHSDVLLLLMGLFISAYAIYSLWVKSRPSQLSAAWAVPMGTVGGMFGALFGSGGFLYAIYLNSRLSKDAARATQSALISCSTVVRLSLFVVAGVYAELRLLVLAVCLLPAMALGLWIGRRLTMRLSREAFVRLVTWLVLASGIALIGRYLST
- a CDS encoding sugar ABC transporter ATPase, giving the protein MNSQSIIVPKISTLPVHEPRARAIVRWLVRKNIVEEQLSTCGRTGNRMGHAIAEGARAVVLHPEALPFGEPINGLEIITKRCIYTPAKGFLGEAGCAECRQEVGEALFESLEDWMPGRTDNFTCPECGHEDDINGFLFLQECGFSNLGFIFNNWAEAGFKQAFLDEFADWLDQPVSCVRVEL